In Sphingobacterium sp. PCS056, the following proteins share a genomic window:
- a CDS encoding MepB family protein yields MLYTQIVDPNLQKIDQYVFRTCGLAIANLTRELESQEYAAQNFELINRKFKYRTAKITPTKTGQFVTLWQRTTSGIIAPFEINDPIDFYIIAVRKEPNLGIFIFPKAILFQEGILSGNGKEGKRGFRVYPNWDVVENKQAQKTQDWQKLYFLHLPEHQQIDLTRAKHLLQI; encoded by the coding sequence TTGTTATATACTCAAATTGTCGATCCTAACTTACAAAAAATAGATCAATATGTCTTTCGGACTTGCGGTTTAGCAATAGCAAACTTAACACGAGAACTTGAAAGTCAAGAATATGCTGCTCAGAATTTTGAATTGATAAATCGAAAATTTAAATATAGGACAGCTAAAATAACACCGACAAAAACTGGGCAATTTGTTACCTTATGGCAGCGAACTACTTCTGGTATTATCGCTCCTTTCGAAATTAATGATCCTATAGACTTTTATATCATAGCTGTGCGAAAAGAACCAAATCTTGGAATCTTCATATTCCCAAAAGCTATTTTATTCCAAGAAGGGATACTTTCTGGAAATGGTAAAGAAGGCAAACGGGGGTTTCGAGTTTATCCAAACTGGGATGTCGTTGAAAATAAACAGGCGCAGAAAACCCAAGATTGGCAAAAATTATATTTTTTACACCTACCTGAACATCAACAAATCGATCTCACAAGAGCAAAACATTTATTACAGATTTAA
- a CDS encoding DUF1801 domain-containing protein, with the protein MNPQVDEYLNNSKTWQEEMKLLRRIVLDCQLMETFKWKTPCYTYNNKNVVLINRFKSYCELGFFKGALLSDTYSLLMQHGENSQSSRSIKFTNVADILEKEPQIKAYIFEAIEVEKSGLKVVLKETSDFLVPLEFEQKLKADPILTAAFQALTPGRQRAYLLHFAAPKQSKTIQARIEKYIPRILKGKGLNDCICGLSKRMPSCDGSHQLLQSTCIEN; encoded by the coding sequence ATGAATCCTCAAGTAGATGAATATTTAAATAATAGCAAGACATGGCAAGAAGAAATGAAACTTTTGCGTAGAATTGTACTTGACTGTCAACTCATGGAAACGTTTAAGTGGAAAACACCTTGCTATACATACAACAATAAAAATGTTGTTCTGATCAATCGTTTTAAATCCTATTGCGAACTTGGCTTTTTTAAAGGTGCGCTATTAAGTGATACGTACTCACTGCTGATGCAACATGGTGAGAACTCTCAATCTTCAAGAAGTATAAAGTTTACAAATGTTGCAGATATATTGGAGAAAGAGCCTCAAATTAAAGCATATATTTTTGAAGCTATAGAAGTTGAAAAAAGTGGATTGAAAGTTGTATTAAAAGAGACTTCCGATTTTTTAGTTCCTTTAGAATTTGAACAAAAATTAAAAGCAGATCCCATATTGACAGCTGCCTTTCAGGCCTTAACTCCAGGCAGACAACGAGCATATTTACTTCATTTCGCAGCGCCTAAACAATCTAAGACTATCCAAGCACGTATTGAAAAATATATTCCACGCATCTTGAAGGGAAAAGGCTTAAATGATTGTATCTGTGGTTTATCAAAACGCATGCCTTCCTGTGATGGCTCCCATCAGCTCTTACAGTCAACCTGTATCGAAAACTAA